A genomic stretch from Candidatus Moraniibacteriota bacterium includes:
- a CDS encoding tail fiber domain-containing protein: NAAALANANLSKESLDWYKQIYADTAPDRAKAAALNDQVSNANLEALKSNTALSNDYADYAKTTFRPMEQAIVADAASFNTAGKTAEAVSKAQADVNAGFSNAQAQQQRAMSRMGVNPSAGRSMAMQNQTGIAQAAALAGASNKARTDTETLGYARKMDAANLGRNLASNQATSAGIAMNAGNSAVNNAGQTLTQGSAAAQQMGQGFTTAGNLNKSAGDLYGQAASIQQAANSSNMEMLGTLAGAGITKWSDKNKKKNVKSITDDQALKAIEKTPVSTWDYKEGEGDEGHHTGPMAQEVQRNMGEQAGPGGKMIDLITLNGINMAAIAALSRKVDKLATAKKGA, from the coding sequence AACGCCGCAGCCTTAGCAAACGCCAATCTTTCCAAAGAAAGTTTGGATTGGTACAAGCAGATTTATGCCGATACAGCGCCAGACCGGGCCAAGGCAGCAGCTCTCAATGATCAGGTGTCAAACGCTAATCTTGAGGCGCTGAAGTCCAACACAGCCCTGTCCAACGACTACGCCGATTACGCCAAGACCACGTTCAGGCCGATGGAGCAGGCCATCGTGGCAGATGCCGCCAGCTTCAACACGGCAGGCAAGACCGCAGAGGCGGTCAGCAAGGCCCAAGCCGATGTCAATGCTGGCTTCAGCAACGCACAAGCGCAGCAGCAGAGGGCCATGTCGCGCATGGGGGTAAACCCAAGTGCAGGCCGGTCGATGGCGATGCAGAACCAGACCGGCATTGCGCAGGCCGCGGCTCTGGCGGGCGCATCAAACAAGGCGCGCACCGATACCGAGACGCTGGGTTATGCCCGCAAGATGGATGCGGCCAACCTGGGGCGCAACCTAGCCAGCAATCAGGCTACCAGTGCAGGTATTGCCATGAATGCAGGTAACAGCGCCGTGAACAACGCAGGGCAGACGTTGACGCAGGGCAGCGCGGCTGCGCAGCAGATGGGACAGGGCTTCACAACGGCAGGCAACCTGAACAAGAGTGCTGGTGATTTGTATGGGCAGGCAGCCAGCATCCAACAAGCAGCCAATAGCTCCAATATGGAAATGCTCGGCACGCTGGCCGGAGCTGGTATTACCAAGTGGTCTGACAAAAACAAAAAGAAGAACGTCAAGTCAATCACCGACGATCAAGCCCTGAAAGCCATCGAGAAAACACCCGTATCAACGTGGGACTACAAAGAAGGCGAGGGCGATGAAGGACATCATACTGGCCCAATGGCGCAAGAGGTTCAAAGGAACATGGGAGAACAGGCAGGTCCAGGCGGCAAGATGATCGACCTGATCACGCTCAACGGCATCAACATGGCCGCGATTGCTGCACTTTCCCGCAAAGTAGACAAGCTGGCCACGGCCAAAAAAGGAGCGTAA